In the genome of Magnolia sinica isolate HGM2019 chromosome 2, MsV1, whole genome shotgun sequence, one region contains:
- the LOC131228352 gene encoding E3 ubiquitin ligase BIG BROTHER-related-like: MENAKESNHGNKPNEENPSPNSEFELEPESIPSSRQPSRTPFTSLSQVDADLALARTLQEQERAYMMLRMNGSDGSDYGSSDSVSYVYEDETGDNPNDDGNDAGRIDDGEDAFDVHGRAPSEDELGVEINPSAFDSDEAYARALQEAEEREVVVRLMALAGINDCELTRTMVF; encoded by the exons ATGGAGAACGCCAAAGAATCTAACCATGGCAACAAACCCAACGAAGAAAACCCTAGCCCTAACTCCGAGTTCGAACTGGAACCCGAATCCATCCCCTCATCTCGACAGCCTTCCCGCACGCCCTTCACTAGCCTCAGCCAAGTTGATGCCGATCTGGCCCTCGCCCGTACACTTCAAGAACAG GAAAGGGCGTATATGATGCTTAGAATGAATGGCAGTGATGGAAGCGATTATGGAAGTTCTGATAGTGTTAGTTATGTTTATGAAGATGAAACTGGTGATAATCCAAATGATGATGGGAATGATGCTGGGAGAATTGATGATGGTGAAGATGCATTCGATGTGCATGGACGGGCCCCGAGTGAGGATGAATTGGGTGTGGAGATCAACCCGTCAGCGTTTGATAGTGATGAGGCATATGCGAGGGCCCTTCAGGAAGCAGAGGAGCGAGAAGTTGTTGTTCGCTTGATGGCCCTTGCTGGCATCAATGATTGTGAATTAACTCGAACTATGGTATTTTAA